The region ACTATGTCGCGGGAATCGGTGCTGTCGTGGGCACACGCCCAGTACGGTTCTGGTCGCGGGTGCGTCGCAGGAACGCCAGCAGTCCCATCCCGGTGAGCAGGGCGCACCAGGACAGCTGCAGCAGCAGGTGCGCGACGGGAGCGACTGTGGAAAACCCGGCGGTGGTCGCGGCTTGCATTGCGCCGTAGGACGGCAAGACGCGGAGGAAGTCGCTGTCCGCGGCGGGGTTAGGGATCGGGTTCTGCAGTGAGATGTCAATGATGCTGATCATGACGATGAGGAACATGCCTTCGAGTTCGCCACGCAGCAACGCGCCCAGCATCACGCCGAGCGCGCCGTAGGTCAGCGCGTCGGTGAACACGCTCGCCGCGAGCAGCAACGGCTGCTGAGGATGCCAGAAACCCCACGCGATCGCGGTGGCGTAGCAGGAAAGCACGATCGAAACCAGCACGAGGGCGACCACCTTGGCGGCGAGCAGGTGGCCGCGCGGGTACCCGGCCATCGCCAGCCGCCGGTCGAACGCGCTGGACTTGAACGTGACGGTGAACATCATGAAGCCGACGATCTGGGTGACGGCGTTGAGCGCGCCCGAGATCTGCGTCAGCTCATTGCCTTGGGCGAGCACCGTGTGGTCCGTGGCACGCAAGTAGAACCGGACGGGAATGTTCGCGATGATCGTGTAGGCCAGGCTCAGCCAGATCGGCACATAGAGTGCCACCAGCCACATGGCGAGGCGATTGCGAAGGTGTTCGAGCAACGCCATCCGGGTGGCAGTACCGAAGCGGGTCCACCACATCTACCGGCCTCCGTGGGAAGTAGTGCCTTCGCGCAGGACGCCGGCCGAAAGTCGGTGCAGCGTGTCGAGGCGGTCGGCGTCGTAGGCGAGGTGGGAGATCACCAGCACCGAACGGCCCCGGCCGCGCAACCGCTGGGCAAGTTCCCAGAACCGCAGGTAGGTCTCCCAGTCGAAGCCCTGATAGGGCTCGTCCAGCAATAGCACGTCCGGGTCGTGCATGAGTGCGATGGTCAGGTTCAGCTTCTGCCGCGTGCCGCCGCTGAGCACGCCGACGCGCTCATCGAGGAAGTCGGCGAACTGTAGTACGTCCATCAGCTCGTGGGCGTAGCTGAGGTCGGGAAGTCCGTACGCCACCTGGAAGAACGCGAGGTGCTGGGCGACGGTGAACGCGTCGTTGAGCACCACATGCTGAGGACAGTAGCCGAGCCGTCCGCTCACCGTCGCCGTTCCGTTGGTGGGGGTCAGCTCGCCGCACAGGATGCGCAGCAACGTCGTCTTGCCCGCTCCGTTCTCGCCGACAACCCCGACGAGGCTGCCGGGCGGAACCTCGAAGGTGACGCCGCGCAAGACCTGACGCTTGCCGTAGCGGTGGTGCAGCTCGTTCGCGCGAAGGACCATCGTTCACTGTCCACTGTTGACGTGTTCGCCCGCTGCGGCCTCGTGGACGCCCACTGTAGTTCCGGGTTCGCCCACTGCAGGTTCGTGTTCACGCAGCGAGGCGTAGAAGCCAAGGGCGCGCACCATGGCCTTGGCGAAACTCTTCGGCAGCAACGGATACAGCAGTGCCCACGCCGCCTCGACCTGCGCCTTGGCGTCGTCGTAACAGGCCTGCACGGCGCCGCATTCCACCAGTGCGGCGGCGACCTCGCGCACGGTCGCGTCGCTGGCGTCGCCGTCGCGCACGGCCGTCCAGATCGCGGCCATCCGGTCGTGCGGCAACCGTCCCACTGCGTGCGCCAGCGGCATCGTCACCTTGCCCGCGCGCAAGTCCTCGCCGATGTGCTTGGTAGCGCGTACCTCGCCAGACGGCAGGCGGTTGGTGACACCGTCGAGGTCCATCACGTCGTCTGTGATCTGATACGCCAACCCAACAGTCTCGAAGTAGTTGCCCATGGCGGTGATTTGCTCTTCGC is a window of Saccharopolyspora phatthalungensis DNA encoding:
- a CDS encoding ABC transporter permease, coding for MWWTRFGTATRMALLEHLRNRLAMWLVALYVPIWLSLAYTIIANIPVRFYLRATDHTVLAQGNELTQISGALNAVTQIVGFMMFTVTFKSSAFDRRLAMAGYPRGHLLAAKVVALVLVSIVLSCYATAIAWGFWHPQQPLLLAASVFTDALTYGALGVMLGALLRGELEGMFLIVMISIIDISLQNPIPNPAADSDFLRVLPSYGAMQAATTAGFSTVAPVAHLLLQLSWCALLTGMGLLAFLRRTRDQNRTGRVPTTAPIPAT
- a CDS encoding ABC transporter ATP-binding protein codes for the protein MVLRANELHHRYGKRQVLRGVTFEVPPGSLVGVVGENGAGKTTLLRILCGELTPTNGTATVSGRLGYCPQHVVLNDAFTVAQHLAFFQVAYGLPDLSYAHELMDVLQFADFLDERVGVLSGGTRQKLNLTIALMHDPDVLLLDEPYQGFDWETYLRFWELAQRLRGRGRSVLVISHLAYDADRLDTLHRLSAGVLREGTTSHGGR